The genomic region ACTGAGGCGCCGGCCGCGACACCGGCTGCGTTGCCGGCGATTCCGCCCAGCAGTCCGCCCAGCGCGCCGCGTCCCAGCAGGCCGGCAAATCCGCCCAAGGCATTCCGTACGACCTTTTCCATGATCTGTGCCGCTGCGCCAATGCCGAACACCGCCGCAAGGTCCTTCACCTGGCTGGCGTTCATCTGTTGACCGTGACGCGCGCCGATTTGATGTACCAATCGCAGTTGTAGCGGCAGGATGCCGAGGTTGGCCAGACGATCGGGGAGCAACTCGAGCGCGGCGGACAGGATCGCCTGATCGAGGATGTGCGCGGGCAGGTCGCCTGATGCGGCGGCACCCGCCGCTGGTGCATTCGGTGCGGCAACGAGCGGCTCCTGCGCGGCGACCGCGGCACGATCCGTCTTGGTTGGATCGACGTCCAGCGCCGCGGCCAACGTGCGCAGGAACGCCGCCTCGCTGGGGTTGATCCATCCATCGGCGTAGCAGACCGACACGGCCGTGTCGTATGCGGTCTGGCGCGCCTGGGCATCGGAGAGCGATTCGGTGAGACGGGCAAGCGCGGCGTGATCACCGACGCTGGCCGCCATAGTGGACGCCTGCACCACCGAGGAATCTGCCAGGCTGAGTCCGGCGGCCATTTCGCGGATCCGTGTGCGTTCCGCGTCGTCTTGCTGGCCGTCTGCCTGCGCAGCGAGTGCGGCGATGGCAACGATTGTTTCCGCGTCTTGCGGTGTCATGACCTCGCTCCGTGAAATGGGACCATGGACAACTTAGCGCGTCGCGGTTCGGGTGTAATGGTTTGGACGCTTGCGCCAGGTTACGCTTCAGGCGATCGAAACCGAAGAGTGATACGCCGTTCACCAATCAGGAGACCATGATGGGCTTATTTGACGGAGTGTTGGGTGATGCCGTGGGCGGCTTGATGGGCGGTGCCGGCGGCGCGAATGCACAGAACATGTTGGGCGGACTGCTCGGACAGTTGGGCGGTGGCAAGGGCGCAGGCAACAGCGCCGTGCTGGCCACCGTGATGGCTTTGGTGCAGCAGCAAGGCGGCGTATCCGGGTTGGTCGCGAAATTCCAATCGGGTGGACTTTCCGATGTGGTGGCGTCCTGGGTAGGCACCGGCGCCAATGCACCGATTTCGGCGTCGCAGGTTCAGGATGTTCTGGGAAAATCGGCGGTGACCGATGTCGCGGCACAGCTGGGGGTGGATCCGGCGCAGGCCGGTTCGTCGATTGCGTCGATGCTGCCGGAGCTGATCAATCAGCTCACGCCGAACGGAAAGGTTGAGGCGGGCAGTAGCGATCTGTTGTCGCAGGGGCTGTCGATGCTGAAGGGGCTGCAGGGGAAGTAGTTGGGGTTTGCCGTTTGAGGGTTGAGCGGTCATTTAGGGGTGAGCAACAGAAGCATCGAGCGTTCGAGCGGCCAGCCGGTGAGGGCAGAACTCAGTCCTGCCCTCACCGGCTCACCCCTCGTACGCTCGACGCTTCAGTTGCTCGCCCCTAAAGGCCGCTCAACCCTCTGACCTCTCGTCTGTTGTGGGGCGCGACCCTACCTCGGCCAGAGCCACCCAAACGCCCCCGCCATGAGGCACGCATAGATCAACGCGTCCACGGTGGCCTTGATGGTGATGCTCCACGCGCGACGATACCAGATGGACACATGCCACAGCGCCGCCGAGTAGCCAAGAAACACCGTGACGCCCACGAAGCGAAAGACCTGCAGGTACTCGGCACCGGTGCCTAACGCCCGGCTGGCGACGTACGCCGCGAAGAATGCCATGACGATCGTGTACACGAACCAGAGCGACAGATTGCGGCCCATGCTCATGACACCATTCGGCATCACGGTCATCAACACCACGGGACCGTTGTTCATCTTGGCGATGAACTCAGGCGAACCCATCTCTTTGGTGCTCATCGGGCGCGGCATGAAGTAGTCACCCGGCGGCATGGCCAACGGACGCAAGGCGTCCAGTACCTTGGCTTCGTCGGGATACTTCGGAAAGTCGGACTTGTGCCACGGCGACGCCATGTGAATGACGGAGCTGGCGAGAAACACCAAGACGGCGGACAGCGCAATCGGCATCCATAACGCGGACAGATCGGTCATGACGCGCTCCTGCGGGTGGGAGAAATGTGGCGGGCAGGCAGCAAGTATGCGGCGGCGTCACGATTGTCGCGAGAGGGCTCTGCGCGGTGGGTCGCTCAGTGGTAGTCCCGTCCCTTGGCATGCTGCTCCCCTCCGCCCAGCTGCAGCGCCTTGAACTGTTTCGCCCGCACGTTCACCACGTGTTGCTCCACCTGCAGCACGCCACGGATGAGTAATAACGGTGACGTGGAAATGAGCACCGCATGCCGCTCGAATCGATCGGGCGTGACGACCACGTTGATCATGCCGGTCTCATCTTCGAGCGTAAGAAACGCGAACCCCTTGGCGGTGCCGGGGCGCTGACGACAGATGACGAGCCCGGCCACCGCCACCGCTTGTCCATCACGCCCATCCTGCTGGGCCTGACGTGATGACCACACGCCATTGGGGGCCAGGATCTCGCGCAGATGCGACATGGGATGTCCGGCCAGCGACAGTCCGGTCATGCGATAATCGGCCTCGGTGAGTTCGATGGGTTGCAGGGCGGGCAGGTGCACTGGTGGCGCCGATACGGGCATGGGGGCGAGTGGCAACTGCGGTCCGCGGGTAGCCGCCATCACCTCCCACAAGGCGACGCGTCGCCGGCGTTCGGGCACCTCGTGCGTGAACATGCTGTCGAACGCGCCGGCTTCGGCGAGACGGCGCCACGATGTCTTGTCGAGTGTGACGCGACGCACCGCGTCTTCAACGCTCACGAATGGTCCATCGCGCAGCGCGGCCTCAAGGGCACGACGCGCCTTCGCGCCCAATCCGCGCACCAGCCGCACACCCAGTCGCACCGTGACGGTGTTACTGCCGTTGGTGTGACTGACCACGGATTCCCGCACACAGTCCTCTGAGGCACTCGGCGGCTGTTGCCCCCACGCCACTCTCCCGTCGCTGGGCACCAGCACTCTGCCGTCTCCCGTCTCCATCGTGTGATCCCACGATGACCGCGTGAGGTCGATGGGCCGCACCTCCACGCCATGGCGTTTGGCATCTTCCACCAGTGTGCCCGGCGAGTAGAACCCCATGGGTTGCGCGTTGAGAATGGCGGCGCAGTACTCGGGCGCGTAGTAGTGCCGCAGATACGCCGTGGCGTACACAATCAGGGCGAAGCTGGCCGCGTGACTTTCCGGAAATCCGTAATCGGCAAACGCATTGATCTGGTTGTAAATGCGACGACCCACGTCTTCCGGAATCCCATTGCGCGCCATGCCGGCAATGAGTTCTTCGCAGATGGCCGCCATGCGTTCGTGCGACCGCTTATGCCCCATGGCGCGTCGCAGTTGATCGGCCTGACTGGGCGTGAAGCCAGCGGCGGTGATGGCCACTTGCATGCCCTGCTCCTGAAAGAGCGGCACGCCCATCGTGCGTTTGAGCACAGGTTCAAGCGACGGATGCGGATACGTGACGGGTTCGGTGCCCGCGCGCCGCCGCAAATAGGGATGCACCATCTCGCCTTGAATGGGCCCTGGGCGAATGAGCGCCACCTCCACCACCAGATCGTAAAAACAGCGCGGCCGAAGCCGCGGCAGCGTGTTCATCTGCGCGCGGCTTTCAATCTGAAACACCCCCACGGTATCGGCGGCGCACATCACGTCGTACACGGCCTGATCGGCCATGTCGAGCTGACCCAGATCGATGGTGACACCGCGCGTGTGCCGGATGTACAACAGGCAATCCTGCACCACGGTCAGCATGCCGAGTCCCAGCAAGTCGATCTTCACCAGTCCGGTAGGATCCAGATCGTCCTTCTCCCACTGAATAACCGTGCGGCCGGGCATGGACGCCGGTTCGATGGGCACGATGGAGCCCAGCGGCTCTTCGGTGAGGATCATGCCGCCCACGTGGATGGAACGGTGCCGCGGCAGCTGATGCAGCCCTTCCACGACATCGGCCAGCACGCGCACACGCGCATCGTCGGGGTCGAGACCGGCGCGCGTGAGCAGTTCACGACCGGTGACGCCGTCGCGACTGGCGGTGGTACGGTTGCGGTGTGCTTCGTGCACGGGCGTGGGACTCGCCGCGCGATCGCTGGACTTGGCCAACGGGCCCAGGTTCTCGGCGGCGTCCATGGCAATCTTACGCTCGGCGTGCGTATCGATGCGCTGCTGCCACGTGGCATCGCGATCACTGATGTCTTTGGTCCTCGGTAGACCCACTGATTGAACCGCCGAGGACGCAGAGGTCGCAGGGGACTTCTGGCTGGATGCCACCTTGCGCGCCTCGGCACGCACGACACGCGCGTTCCTTACTCTGTTCTCAGTACTCTCTACTCGGTTCTCAGTACTCTCTACTCGCAATGTTTCCGCCGTCGACTGTGCGCTGAATCGATCACTCAGTGTACTCAGCACATCGGCCTGCTCCACCGAGAACCCCAGCACGCGCGCCGCATCACGCACGGCACTCCGTCCGCGCCAGCTGATCTGCTCGCATACCATGGCCGCGTG from Gemmatimonadaceae bacterium harbors:
- a CDS encoding TerB family tellurite resistance protein, giving the protein MTPQDAETIVAIAALAAQADGQQDDAERTRIREMAAGLSLADSSVVQASTMAASVGDHAALARLTESLSDAQARQTAYDTAVSVCYADGWINPSEAAFLRTLAAALDVDPTKTDRAAVAAQEPLVAAPNAPAAGAAASGDLPAHILDQAILSAALELLPDRLANLGILPLQLRLVHQIGARHGQQMNASQVKDLAAVFGIGAAAQIMEKVVRNALGGFAGLLGRGALGGLLGGIAGNAAGVAAGASVTFATTYALGHAAEQYYAQGRSLSTADMKALFARLQSDATSLFPTVEARVRDLARNGNVGSLLRGSPR
- a CDS encoding DUF937 domain-containing protein, which codes for MGLFDGVLGDAVGGLMGGAGGANAQNMLGGLLGQLGGGKGAGNSAVLATVMALVQQQGGVSGLVAKFQSGGLSDVVASWVGTGANAPISASQVQDVLGKSAVTDVAAQLGVDPAQAGSSIASMLPELINQLTPNGKVEAGSSDLLSQGLSMLKGLQGK
- a CDS encoding PHP domain-containing protein, with translation MPRPAPSYAELHCHSALSLLDGASPPETLAERAAELGYPALAITDHDEMGGVVRFGTACAAVGIGGILGVELTVRVPDEFKTYGTRTTHLVLLAESREGYRNIASLVTHARMHTDRGAPHVPWDLVAQHAQDVFALTGCPRGWVPQLLAEGRDDAAWHAACQLRDVFGEHLAVECWDHRLPEERVLVRRLRPLAARLGVPWVVTNDVHYARAEGRIIHDVLCALRHERTLDEMGARLRPNAEWTLKAPALILKRWQGAEEGVQATLAVAERCAFRLQQLKPSMPAFPLPPGISADEYLTRLVDQGAHERWGRDYEAKQRAQLSHELRMIAKLKMAGFFLIVWDIVRFARREGILCQGRGSAANSAVCYCLGITAVDPIRMQLLFERFLTEERQEAPDIDIDFAHRDRERVLQYVYERYGREHAAMVCEQISWRGRSAVRDAARVLGFSVEQADVLSTLSDRFSAQSTAETLRVESTENRVESTENRVRNARVVRAEARKVASSQKSPATSASSAVQSVGLPRTKDISDRDATWQQRIDTHAERKIAMDAAENLGPLAKSSDRAASPTPVHEAHRNRTTASRDGVTGRELLTRAGLDPDDARVRVLADVVEGLHQLPRHRSIHVGGMILTEEPLGSIVPIEPASMPGRTVIQWEKDDLDPTGLVKIDLLGLGMLTVVQDCLLYIRHTRGVTIDLGQLDMADQAVYDVMCAADTVGVFQIESRAQMNTLPRLRPRCFYDLVVEVALIRPGPIQGEMVHPYLRRRAGTEPVTYPHPSLEPVLKRTMGVPLFQEQGMQVAITAAGFTPSQADQLRRAMGHKRSHERMAAICEELIAGMARNGIPEDVGRRIYNQINAFADYGFPESHAASFALIVYATAYLRHYYAPEYCAAILNAQPMGFYSPGTLVEDAKRHGVEVRPIDLTRSSWDHTMETGDGRVLVPSDGRVAWGQQPPSASEDCVRESVVSHTNGSNTVTVRLGVRLVRGLGAKARRALEAALRDGPFVSVEDAVRRVTLDKTSWRRLAEAGAFDSMFTHEVPERRRRVALWEVMAATRGPQLPLAPMPVSAPPVHLPALQPIELTEADYRMTGLSLAGHPMSHLREILAPNGVWSSRQAQQDGRDGQAVAVAGLVICRQRPGTAKGFAFLTLEDETGMINVVVTPDRFERHAVLISTSPLLLIRGVLQVEQHVVNVRAKQFKALQLGGGEQHAKGRDYH